The genomic region TTGAGCTCCATTACGTGGATCTCCATGCCCGGAATGAAGCAAAAAGTGAATCCATGCCCCGAATCCGCGAGGATGTAAAACAAATTATTCCTTTCCTGATTATGATGGGAGCTATGTTTTTTTTCCGTTCTTCCATGAAAAGTGCCCTGACCATCTTTTTACCAACCTTTTTAAAAAGCCGGGGTGCAACCCTCTTTTTTGCCGGAGCCGGCCTTTCGATTCTCCAGTTTGCCGGTGCGGCGGGGACTTTTATTGCGGGGACCTTTTCTGATTATTTCGGTCGGAGGAAAACTTTGATTTTTATCACCAGCGTAAATCCCTTGCTCATGGCCTTGTTCATTCTCGCGAAGGGATTCTGGGTTTTACCGGTCCTCCTGCTTACGGGATTCTTCCTTTTTGCTTTTGGTCCCGTTACCCTTGCCATGGTCCATGATATCCCCCATAACCGGCCGGCCTTTATAAACGGACTTTATATGACTATGAATTTTATTCTCAGTGCCCTGGCTACATTTCTGATCGGGTGGCTTGCTGACCTGTTCGGACTTGAAACAGCGTATATCATTGCAAATATCATCGCTCTCGCCGCTATTCCCTTTGCAGCTAAAATTCCTTTAAAAAATTCCACTGCTCATTAAACAGAAATCCTCAGTCATATTTATAAATTCTGTACAAGCGACATAAGATAATCTGCCGTTTAAAGCCCTTTCAAAGTTCAATTGTGCTTATATTCCCGAAAGATAAATGAGGGAAACAATATTTCATGATAGAAGCAATTCTGGATAAAAAGACATTCACAAAAGATGATCTGGTATACATGCTGAAGGCTGAAGGTGAAGATATGGACCGCCTTTTTAAAAAATCCATGGCGGTGAAGGAGTATTATATACAGAATAAGGTATATTTTCGGGGACTTATAGAGTTTTCGAATATCTGCCGAAAAGATTGCCTCTATTGTGGAATCCGTAAATCAAACGTGAAAGTTCACCGGTATGATATCGCCGATGAAGAAATTCTCAAAGCAGCTCAATTTGCCTATGAGAATCATTTTGGCTCAATTGTTCTCCAATCGGGTGAACGAAAAAGTCCTGCCTTTACCAAACGGATCACAAAGCTTTTGGATGGCATGGATAAACTATCCGGCGGGAAACTTCGGGTAACATTATCCTGTGGAGAACAGTCCCGGGAGACCTACAAGGAGTGGTTTGAGCACGGTGCAGCCCGTTATTTACTCCGGATTGAGACATCGGACCGGAATCTGTATGCCAAACTCCATCCCAATGATACTCTTCACGATTTTGATGAGCGGTTGGAGTGTCTTTATGACTTAAAGGATTTGGGATATCAAACCGGCAGCGGTGTAATGATCGGGTTGCCTTTTCAGAGTCACGAAAGTCTCGCTGAGGATCTTCTCTGGATGCAATCCATCGATTTGGATATGATCGGGATGGGTCCCTATCTTGAACATGAGGATACCCCGCTCTATGCTTTCCGCCACCTTTTACTGCCGCAGAAAAAACGTTTCGAACTGGCCCTGAATATGGTGGCAGCCCTCCGGATTCTCATGAAGGATGTGAATATTGCCGCAGCAACAGCGTTGCAATCTATCCACAAGCTGGGACGGGAAAAAGCCATCAAAATCGGTGCCAATGTCATCATGCCCAATGTAACTCCTGGTGAATTCAGGGATGATTATCATCTTTACAATAACAAGCCCTGTACGGACGAGAATCCCGAAGATTGTAAAAGCTGCCTGGAAATGCGGGTCGGACTGGCGGGAAATAAAATCGCTTATGATGAATGGGGGGATTCAAAACATT from Candidatus Neomarinimicrobiota bacterium harbors:
- the hydE gene encoding [FeFe] hydrogenase H-cluster radical SAM maturase HydE, which produces MIEAILDKKTFTKDDLVYMLKAEGEDMDRLFKKSMAVKEYYIQNKVYFRGLIEFSNICRKDCLYCGIRKSNVKVHRYDIADEEILKAAQFAYENHFGSIVLQSGERKSPAFTKRITKLLDGMDKLSGGKLRVTLSCGEQSRETYKEWFEHGAARYLLRIETSDRNLYAKLHPNDTLHDFDERLECLYDLKDLGYQTGSGVMIGLPFQSHESLAEDLLWMQSIDLDMIGMGPYLEHEDTPLYAFRHLLLPQKKRFELALNMVAALRILMKDVNIAAATALQSIHKLGREKAIKIGANVIMPNVTPGEFRDDYHLYNNKPCTDENPEDCKSCLEMRVGLAGNKIAYDEWGDSKHYNKRMMNLRGRARPGI
- a CDS encoding MFS transporter; amino-acid sequence: MLHDTYSAFLAPVLPLIIENLGISYALAGLLSVIQRVPSLFNPFVGLAIDRLPVKYFIIFAPLVTAISMSLIGLAPSYGVLAILLFVSGVSSTVFHVPAPVMVRRLSGKRNGMGMSFYMFGGELARTLGPLTILGAISLWGFSGTWRLTGFALVVTALLWIELHYVDLHARNEAKSESMPRIREDVKQIIPFLIMMGAMFFFRSSMKSALTIFLPTFLKSRGATLFFAGAGLSILQFAGAAGTFIAGTFSDYFGRRKTLIFITSVNPLLMALFILAKGFWVLPVLLLTGFFLFAFGPVTLAMVHDIPHNRPAFINGLYMTMNFILSALATFLIGWLADLFGLETAYIIANIIALAAIPFAAKIPLKNSTAH